The bacterium DNA segment GCTGTTCACGCAAGTCGAGGCCTTCGCCGCGGCCCTGGGCTTCTCGCTGCACGCGCCCTGGTCGGGCCTGCCCGCGGACGCCCGCCGCATCCTGGTGCATGGCCTGGCGCCGGCCGACGCCAAGTCGCTGCGCAAGCACGCGCACTGGGACGCCTTCCTCGCCGGCTGGCTCGGCCTGGCGCCCGAGCTGCTGCGCCGCCACCGCGAGACCAAGTCGGAGAAGGTGCGCGCCGGCATCGAGAAGCTCATGACGGCCGACGTCTGCCCGGCCTGCCGCGGCTACCGGCTGTGCGAGGAGGCGCTGGGCGTGCGCGTCGGCGAGCTGCACATCGGCGAGGCCGGGGAGCTCGCCCTGGACGAGCTGGCCGCGTGGGCCAACGGACTGTCCTTCGCCGACCCGCTCAAGTCGGCCGTGGCGCGCCCCGTCGTCGAGCAGATCGCCACGCGCACCGGCTTCCTCTGCGAGGTGGGCGTGAGCTACCTCACGCTCGCGCGCGGCGTGGGCACCCTGAGCGGCGGCGAGGGCCAGCGCGTGCGGCTGGCCACGCAGGTGGGATCCCGCCTGACCGGCGTGCTCTACGTCCTGGACGAACCCAGCGTCGGCCTGCACCACCGCGACATCCACCGCCTGATCGGCACGTTGCAGAAGCTGCGCGACCGCGGCAACACCGTCGTGGTGGTCGAACACGACCTCGACGTGATGCTCGCGGCCGACCACCTGGTCGACCTCGGCCCCGGCGCCGGGGAGCACGGCGGTTTCCTCGTGGCCCAGGGCACGCCGGCCGAGGTCGCCGCCTGCGCCGGCAGCCAGACCGGCCGCTGGCTGGCCGGACGGCGCGACGGCCAGCACCCGGAACCGGTCAACGGCGGCGCCGAACCCGACGCCTGGCTGCGCATGACCGGGCTCACGGGTCGCAACCTGCGGGGCATCGACCTCGCCGTGCCGCTGCGCCGGCTGACCGTCGTCACGGGCGTCTCGGGCTCCGGCAAGAGCACCGCCGTGCACGAGACCCTCTACCGGGCGCTGGCCCGCCGCCTGCACCGCGCCGCGGCCGAGCCCGCCCCCTACGCACGGCTGGAGGGCGACGGGGATCTCGGATCGGTGGTCCTGGTGGACCAGTCGCCGATCGGCCGCTCGACGCGTTCCACCCCCGCCACCTACAGCGGCCTGATGGGACCGGTGCGCCGCCTCTTCGCGGCCACCCCGCTGGCGAAGGCGCGCGGCTACGGGGCCGACCGCTTCAGCTTCAACACCGGGCCCGGGCGCTGCCCGGAATGCGAGGGCGCCGGGGTGCGGCGCCTGACCATGGACTTCCTGCCGGACGTCGACGTGCCCTGCGAGGCCTGCGGCGGCCAGCGCTACGGCCCCGAGACGCTGGAGGTCACCTTCAAGGGCCGCAGCGTGGCTGAGGTGCTGGACCTGCCCGTGGAGGAAGCGCGCGAGTTCCTGGGCAACGTGCCGGCCTGCCGGCGCATCCTGGACGTCATGGACGGCGTCGGCCTCGGCTACCTGCGGCTGGGCCAGTCCGGCGCCACGCTCTCGGGCGGGGAGGCGCAGCGGCTCAAGCTGTCGCGGGAACTGGCGCGCGGCGGACGCGGCGACAGCCTCTACATCCTGGACGAGCCGACCACGGGCCTGCACTTCTGCGACGTGGACCGGCTGCTGGACATCCTGGCGCGGCTGACGGCGAAGGGCCACACCGTGCTGGTCATCGAGCACAACCCCGAGGTCGTGCGCCGCGCCGACTGGGTCATCGACCTCGGTCCCGATGGGGGGGCCGCGGGCGGTCGCGTGCTGGTGCAGGGACCGCTGGCGGCGGTCATGGCCTGCGCGGAGTCGCACACCGGCGCCATGCTGCGCGCGCTCGCGGGCGGCGGGTGAGGCGTCGCCGCCGCGGCCGTTTCGCTCCTGGACTTCCCGCCCGAGCCGTTTAGATTAGGCGTGGCCGGCGCCCGCGACGCCGCCCCGATCCCGGATCCCGCCGCTCCTCTCGCTCAGGAGGACGCCTTGACCACGACCGACGACACCCAGCTGCGCGCCACCCCCCTGACCGCCTGGCACCGCGACCACGGCGCCCGCATGGTCCCCTTCGCCGGCTTCGAGATGCCCGTGCAGTACCGGGGCGTGCTCGCCGAGCACGCGGCGGTGCGCGAACGCGTGGGCCTCTTCGACATCACGCACATGGGCGAGATCCTCGCGAGCGGCCCGGGCGTCGAGGCCTGGCTCGACGGGCTCTGCACCAACCGCGTGTCCGGCATGGCGGACGGCAAGGTCGTCTACACCGCGATGTGCCGCCCCGACGGCGGCGTGCTCGACGACATGCTGATCTACCGCCTCGGCCGCGAGGACTGGATGATCGTCTGCAACGCGTCCAACCACGACAAGATCGCGGCCTGGGTCGCCGGCCGCGCCGCCGGCGTCGCCGGCGTGGCGCTCGACGACGCCAGCGACCGCACCGCCATGATCGCGGTGCAGGGGCCCGAGGCCGCGGCGCTGACGGGCCGCCTCGCGGCGCTGCGCGGCAGTGCCGACGCCCTCGACGCCCTCGAGTTCTACACGGCCTTCGCCCTGCCCCGTCCCGGCGGCCGCTGGATCGTCTCGCGCACCGGCTACACCGGGGAGCGGGGCTACGAGCTGTACGTGCCGAACGCCGACGCGCTCCCGCTGTGGGAGGAGCTGCTGGCCCTGGGCGGCGACCTGGGCGTCGAGCCCATCGGCCTGGCGGCGCGCGACACGCTGCGCTTCGAGCCCGCTTACTGCCTCTACGGCCACGAACTCAGCGAGGACTGGACGCCGCTCGAGGCCGGCATCGGCTGGGCCGTGCGCCTGAAGGACCGCGATTTCGTCGGCCGCGAGGCCCTGCAGCGCCAGAAGGACGCCGGCCCGCCGCGGCGGCTCGTCGGTCTCGAGGTGACGGCGCCCGAGGCCGTCGGCCGCGATCGCCCCGCGCCCATCGCGCGCCAGGGCGCGCCGGTGTTCTGCGGCGACGAGCCCGCGGGCTTCGTGACCAGCGGCACCAAGAGCCCGACCCTGGGGCGCTCCCTGGCCCTGGCCCTGATCGACGCGGGGTGCGACCCCGCACGGCTGACCGTGGAGATCCGCGACCGGCGGCATCCCGTCCGCGTGGTCTCGTATCCCTTCCTCGCGGCCCGGGTCAAGGGCGACCCGCGCGCCGCGCGCTGACGCATCAACCGGCAGGAGGAGAACGGCATGGTGGCGAGCGACCGCAAGTACACGAAGGACCACGAGTGGGTGCTGGCCGAGGGCGAGAGCGCCACGGTGGGCGTGACCGAGTACGCGGCCCACGAGCTGGGCGA contains these protein-coding regions:
- the uvrA gene encoding excinuclease ABC subunit UvrA, yielding RVCQGLGSLPTIREESLVPDPSLSLAGGAVEFLRGKETGWLFTQVEAFAAALGFSLHAPWSGLPADARRILVHGLAPADAKSLRKHAHWDAFLAGWLGLAPELLRRHRETKSEKVRAGIEKLMTADVCPACRGYRLCEEALGVRVGELHIGEAGELALDELAAWANGLSFADPLKSAVARPVVEQIATRTGFLCEVGVSYLTLARGVGTLSGGEGQRVRLATQVGSRLTGVLYVLDEPSVGLHHRDIHRLIGTLQKLRDRGNTVVVVEHDLDVMLAADHLVDLGPGAGEHGGFLVAQGTPAEVAACAGSQTGRWLAGRRDGQHPEPVNGGAEPDAWLRMTGLTGRNLRGIDLAVPLRRLTVVTGVSGSGKSTAVHETLYRALARRLHRAAAEPAPYARLEGDGDLGSVVLVDQSPIGRSTRSTPATYSGLMGPVRRLFAATPLAKARGYGADRFSFNTGPGRCPECEGAGVRRLTMDFLPDVDVPCEACGGQRYGPETLEVTFKGRSVAEVLDLPVEEAREFLGNVPACRRILDVMDGVGLGYLRLGQSGATLSGGEAQRLKLSRELARGGRGDSLYILDEPTTGLHFCDVDRLLDILARLTAKGHTVLVIEHNPEVVRRADWVIDLGPDGGAAGGRVLVQGPLAAVMACAESHTGAMLRALAGGG
- the gcvT gene encoding glycine cleavage system aminomethyltransferase GcvT encodes the protein MTTTDDTQLRATPLTAWHRDHGARMVPFAGFEMPVQYRGVLAEHAAVRERVGLFDITHMGEILASGPGVEAWLDGLCTNRVSGMADGKVVYTAMCRPDGGVLDDMLIYRLGREDWMIVCNASNHDKIAAWVAGRAAGVAGVALDDASDRTAMIAVQGPEAAALTGRLAALRGSADALDALEFYTAFALPRPGGRWIVSRTGYTGERGYELYVPNADALPLWEELLALGGDLGVEPIGLAARDTLRFEPAYCLYGHELSEDWTPLEAGIGWAVRLKDRDFVGREALQRQKDAGPPRRLVGLEVTAPEAVGRDRPAPIARQGAPVFCGDEPAGFVTSGTKSPTLGRSLALALIDAGCDPARLTVEIRDRRHPVRVVSYPFLAARVKGDPRAAR